In Pseudomonas lalkuanensis, the following are encoded in one genomic region:
- a CDS encoding SDR family NAD(P)-dependent oxidoreductase — MTIRFDDRVAIVTGAGNGLGRVHALQLAARGAKVVINDFGGSRDGSGSSTEAALAVVEEIRQAGGTAIANGANVADYEQVQALVRQTVEAFGRVDILINNAGILRDKSFTKMDMADIHAVINVHLMGSINCTKAVWDLMREQNYGRVLMTTSAAGMFGNFGQANYGAAKMALVGLMNMLAIEGVKNNIRVNTLAPMAATRMTEDVMPAELLAASRPEQVSPGALLLVSEDAPSKLVLGAGAGVFSAIRMEETAPIYIGGADLTPEDIQAQLARITDWNTAGPRNDANEQVKLFIDTAMKGIKGV; from the coding sequence ATGACCATTCGCTTCGATGATCGCGTCGCCATCGTCACGGGCGCCGGCAACGGCCTGGGCCGCGTCCACGCCCTGCAACTGGCCGCTCGCGGTGCCAAAGTGGTGATCAACGACTTCGGCGGCAGCCGCGACGGCTCCGGCAGCTCCACCGAGGCCGCCCTGGCCGTGGTCGAGGAAATCCGCCAGGCCGGTGGTACCGCCATCGCCAACGGCGCCAACGTGGCCGACTATGAGCAGGTCCAGGCCCTGGTCCGACAGACGGTCGAAGCCTTCGGCCGCGTCGACATCCTGATCAACAATGCCGGCATCCTGCGCGACAAGTCCTTCACCAAGATGGATATGGCTGACATCCATGCGGTGATCAATGTCCACCTGATGGGCTCGATCAACTGCACCAAGGCCGTGTGGGACCTGATGCGCGAGCAGAACTATGGCCGCGTGCTGATGACCACCTCCGCCGCCGGCATGTTCGGCAATTTCGGCCAGGCCAACTATGGCGCGGCGAAAATGGCCCTGGTGGGCCTGATGAACATGCTCGCCATCGAAGGCGTGAAGAACAACATCCGAGTCAACACCCTGGCGCCCATGGCCGCCACCCGCATGACCGAGGACGTGATGCCGGCGGAACTGCTCGCCGCCAGCCGCCCCGAGCAGGTCAGTCCTGGCGCGCTGCTGCTGGTGAGCGAAGATGCACCCAGCAAGCTGGTGCTGGGCGCCGGCGCCGGCGTGTTCTCCGCCATTCGCATGGAAGAAACCGCGCCGATCTACATCGGCGGCGCCGACCTGACCCCGGAAGACATCCAGGCACAACTGGCACGCATCACCGACTGGAACACCGCCGGTCCGCGTAACGATGCCAACGAGCAGGTGAAGCTCTTCATCGACACCGCGATGAAAGGCATCAAGGGAGTCTGA
- a CDS encoding thiolase family protein — translation MEDVYIVGVGMTAFGRHTDKTIKQLTAWAVEDALKDANCDRKWIQVAFFGNCTQGHFDGQHMIRGQVALLPLGLDSIPIFNIEGACASSSHAFNLAVTQLRAGAADVAIAVGAEKMFYSDKMKMFSAFESAWDIETFEENKNFLAAMGKGIVPPPGSQSDKPYSPFMDVYAALGRGGLMERYGITQRQLAAVSSKNHGHSVHNERSQYRNAMSIEEILAAPPITYPITLPMCSPISDGAAAAILCTESALKKYGFDKSRAIKVLASVVRSASARAAEEFDKGCTHLAGKAAFEQAGISPQDIDVAEVHDATAIGELLALESLGLCEPGMSGVMAERGDFTLGGKLPVNPSGGLESKGHPIGATGIGQIFELVEQLRGDCGKRQVEGARIALQGNGGGLWRVEESTEHVGIFARA, via the coding sequence ATGGAAGACGTATACATAGTCGGTGTCGGCATGACCGCTTTTGGCCGCCATACCGACAAGACCATCAAGCAACTCACCGCCTGGGCGGTCGAGGATGCCCTGAAGGATGCCAATTGTGACCGTAAATGGATCCAGGTGGCCTTCTTCGGCAACTGCACCCAGGGCCACTTCGATGGCCAGCACATGATCCGTGGCCAGGTGGCGCTGCTGCCCCTGGGCCTGGACAGCATCCCGATCTTCAACATCGAAGGCGCCTGCGCCTCCTCCAGCCACGCCTTCAACCTGGCTGTCACCCAGCTGCGCGCGGGCGCCGCCGACGTGGCCATCGCCGTGGGCGCTGAGAAGATGTTCTACAGCGACAAGATGAAGATGTTCTCCGCCTTCGAGTCTGCCTGGGACATCGAGACCTTCGAGGAGAACAAGAACTTCCTGGCGGCCATGGGCAAGGGCATCGTGCCGCCGCCCGGCTCCCAGTCCGACAAGCCCTACAGCCCCTTCATGGACGTCTACGCGGCCCTGGGCCGTGGCGGCCTGATGGAGCGCTACGGCATCACCCAGCGCCAATTGGCCGCCGTGTCCTCGAAGAACCACGGACACTCGGTGCACAACGAACGCTCGCAGTACCGCAATGCCATGAGCATCGAGGAAATCCTCGCCGCGCCGCCGATCACCTACCCCATCACCCTGCCGATGTGCTCGCCCATCTCCGATGGCGCCGCCGCCGCTATCCTCTGCACCGAATCGGCGCTGAAGAAATACGGCTTCGACAAAAGCCGCGCGATCAAGGTACTGGCCAGCGTGGTTCGTTCGGCTTCGGCCCGCGCCGCCGAGGAATTCGACAAGGGTTGCACCCACCTGGCCGGCAAGGCCGCCTTCGAGCAGGCCGGCATTTCCCCGCAGGACATCGACGTGGCCGAGGTGCATGACGCCACCGCCATCGGCGAGCTGCTCGCCCTCGAGTCCTTGGGCCTGTGCGAGCCGGGCATGAGCGGCGTGATGGCTGAACGCGGTGACTTCACCCTCGGCGGCAAGCTGCCGGTCAACCCGTCGGGCGGCCTGGAATCCAAGGGCCACCCCATCGGCGCCACCGGCATCGGCCAGATCTTCGAGCTGGTCGAGCAACTGCGCGGCGACTGCGGCAAGCGCCAGGTCGAAGGTGCGCGCATCGCCCTGCAGGGCAACGGCGGCGGCCTCTGGCGCGTCGAGGAATCGACCGAGCACGTTGGCATCTTCGCCCGCGCCTGA
- a CDS encoding enoyl-CoA hydratase/isomerase family protein, which translates to MSESVSFEVKGQVGWITLTRPKAMNALSRDMLEAMTARLHAWEADTNVRVLALTGTGPAFCAGADLKAAGAPQPGDRDLLDTIVEFFDLLRVYPKPVIAAVNGLALAGGLETVLCCDLVIAAESARFGDAHSNFGVFPGGGGAAVLPRKVPENVAKYMLFTGDSLPAQDMKAYGLVNEVVADAELLDRVQAIGNKLAEKSPLVLRRMKRVANESGDKSRADALRDELLELRNHQRSHDLAEGLRAFAEKRKPEFKGY; encoded by the coding sequence ATGAGCGAGTCCGTTTCTTTTGAAGTGAAGGGTCAGGTGGGCTGGATCACCCTGACGCGTCCGAAAGCCATGAATGCCCTGAGCCGGGATATGCTGGAGGCCATGACCGCCCGCCTGCATGCCTGGGAAGCCGACACCAACGTGCGTGTGCTGGCATTGACCGGCACCGGCCCGGCCTTCTGCGCTGGCGCCGACCTGAAGGCGGCCGGCGCGCCGCAGCCCGGCGACCGGGACCTGCTGGACACCATCGTCGAGTTCTTCGACCTGCTGCGCGTATATCCGAAGCCGGTAATCGCCGCCGTCAATGGCCTGGCCCTCGCGGGCGGCCTGGAGACTGTCCTCTGCTGCGATCTCGTGATCGCGGCCGAGAGCGCCCGTTTCGGCGATGCCCATTCCAACTTCGGGGTGTTCCCCGGTGGCGGCGGCGCCGCAGTACTCCCGCGCAAGGTTCCGGAGAACGTCGCCAAGTACATGCTGTTCACCGGCGACTCCCTGCCTGCCCAGGACATGAAGGCCTATGGCCTGGTCAACGAAGTGGTGGCCGATGCCGAGCTCCTGGACCGCGTGCAGGCCATCGGCAATAAGCTGGCCGAGAAGAGTCCCCTGGTACTGCGCCGCATGAAGCGGGTGGCGAACGAATCCGGCGACAAGTCGCGCGCCGATGCGCTGCGCGATGAGCTGCTGGAGCTGCGCAACCACCAGCGTTCCCATGATCTAGCTGAAGGGCTGCGCGCGTTCGCCGAGAAGCGCAAGCCGGAATTCAAGGGCTACTGA
- a CDS encoding LuxR C-terminal-related transcriptional regulator, protein MHTTIINAEDLLVATKFSPPRLNARHIARGQLLARLQEGQRGIATLITGGAGFGKTILLAQWRLELMRAGLDVAWIAFSLDDRQFASFLAYLLSALQRLGLRIDPEWLNSDGSEQSTNALIAIVTREAQSIGRELHLLIDDFQHVESPAAHRLMQKLLDHCPANLHLTIASRSTPSLSLGRLRMQGNVAEIDFTELPFDLDETRDFFQQNLSSLTLSADEERLIHDLTNGWPAALQPIATMLRVRPSKRSQLRSILWKSNDLQAYLAEDVVACLPPGLIDFMEKVSLFRRFNPDLAQFVTGSSRAHELIKRAEDENLLIHRIESNDNVPWYRFHPLFGEFLAQRLSSRSDLQVEALHQRASQWFAERDYLVEAVRHANLGGDLDYAVKAMEEAISTNWSMAYISPMLHLLERLPQETLFSHPRLFIIGCLTYAFTARPDKAQRWLERIRRTEAARNPAVSSKFTLADAAIALQLDQPRRVISLLEPSQQSPLENRSLRYISLSALATAYLAVGRQEDARRLYAQQPIHAEDRDNDMAMVFESTRALAFLKEGDAREAERLGASILARAEESYGRGSVSASLCAATLCDASYELDHLDDALRVLANRSGILRSSMPDVMARASICRARIAVIRETPRAALDFLESQAAHFQVMGLDRPQALMLAEQVNLLLGQGEVRRATELVALLAALESTQHATAETRGEISAIAALSRARLALAQHDPAWALEDLAAVGAFAERSGRVRTLVKVRLLAARAHRELGHQDAARESLRAAVETAERLGLVRTLLDEGPAVMAQLAAWCQELEPEVPLAAYLDRLRACNGSDEEAPTIAVPTRSQADLPRINLTPRELEILGLVSQAMSNKRIALTLNITFGTVKWNVKNILAKLGVSSRYAAISLARQQGLLK, encoded by the coding sequence ATGCATACAACAATCATCAATGCCGAGGACCTGCTGGTTGCGACCAAATTCTCACCTCCGCGGCTCAACGCGCGGCACATCGCCCGGGGGCAACTGCTGGCACGCCTGCAGGAGGGTCAGCGCGGGATCGCCACGCTGATCACCGGAGGGGCGGGGTTCGGCAAGACCATCCTGCTTGCGCAATGGCGCCTGGAACTGATGCGTGCCGGGCTCGACGTGGCCTGGATCGCCTTCAGCCTTGACGACCGGCAGTTCGCCAGTTTCCTGGCCTACCTGCTCTCGGCACTCCAGCGCCTGGGGCTGCGCATCGATCCGGAGTGGCTGAACAGCGATGGCAGCGAGCAGTCGACCAACGCCCTGATCGCCATCGTCACCCGCGAGGCGCAGAGCATCGGCAGGGAGCTGCATCTGCTGATCGATGATTTCCAGCATGTGGAGTCGCCCGCAGCCCACCGGTTGATGCAGAAGCTGCTGGACCATTGCCCGGCCAACCTGCACCTGACCATTGCCTCCCGATCCACGCCGTCGCTCAGCCTTGGGCGCCTGCGCATGCAGGGTAACGTGGCCGAGATCGATTTCACCGAACTGCCTTTCGACCTGGACGAGACGAGGGATTTCTTCCAGCAGAACCTCAGCAGCCTGACCCTCAGTGCCGACGAAGAACGCCTGATCCACGACCTGACCAACGGCTGGCCGGCCGCCCTGCAGCCGATCGCCACTATGCTGCGGGTGCGCCCGAGCAAGCGATCGCAGCTTCGTTCGATCCTCTGGAAATCCAACGATTTGCAGGCCTACCTTGCGGAAGACGTAGTGGCCTGCCTGCCGCCCGGACTGATCGATTTCATGGAGAAGGTCTCGCTCTTCCGCCGCTTCAACCCTGATCTTGCCCAATTCGTCACCGGCAGCTCGCGTGCACACGAGCTGATAAAGCGTGCCGAGGATGAGAACCTGCTGATCCACCGCATCGAGTCCAACGACAACGTTCCCTGGTACCGTTTCCATCCGTTGTTCGGGGAGTTCCTCGCACAGCGCCTGTCATCGCGGAGCGACCTCCAGGTGGAGGCGTTGCATCAGCGCGCCAGCCAGTGGTTCGCCGAGCGCGACTATCTGGTGGAGGCGGTGCGCCACGCCAACCTGGGCGGTGACCTGGACTATGCGGTCAAGGCCATGGAGGAGGCGATCTCGACGAACTGGAGCATGGCCTATATCAGCCCCATGCTTCACCTGCTGGAGCGCCTGCCGCAGGAGACCCTGTTCTCCCATCCCCGGCTGTTCATCATCGGCTGCCTGACCTACGCGTTCACCGCGCGACCGGACAAGGCGCAGCGCTGGCTCGAACGCATTCGCCGCACCGAGGCGGCGCGCAATCCGGCCGTATCGTCGAAGTTCACCCTTGCGGACGCGGCCATCGCCCTTCAACTGGACCAGCCCCGACGGGTGATCAGCCTTCTGGAGCCCTCCCAGCAATCACCGCTGGAGAACCGCTCATTGCGTTACATCAGCCTCTCGGCTCTGGCGACCGCCTATCTCGCCGTTGGACGCCAGGAGGACGCCCGGCGGCTTTATGCGCAGCAGCCTATCCATGCCGAGGACCGTGACAATGACATGGCCATGGTCTTCGAAAGCACACGTGCCCTTGCCTTCCTCAAGGAAGGCGACGCGCGCGAGGCCGAACGATTGGGTGCGAGCATTCTCGCGCGCGCGGAAGAGTCGTACGGGCGTGGCTCGGTGTCGGCCAGCCTGTGCGCCGCGACCCTCTGCGATGCCTCTTACGAACTGGACCATCTCGATGACGCGTTGCGGGTGCTCGCCAATCGCAGCGGCATCCTTCGCTCCTCCATGCCGGACGTGATGGCCCGCGCTTCGATTTGCCGCGCCCGCATCGCGGTGATACGCGAGACACCTCGTGCGGCCCTGGATTTCCTCGAGTCACAGGCCGCGCATTTCCAGGTAATGGGTCTGGATCGCCCGCAGGCGTTGATGCTGGCCGAACAGGTCAATCTGCTGCTTGGCCAGGGCGAGGTACGTCGAGCCACTGAACTGGTGGCCCTGCTGGCGGCCCTGGAGTCGACACAGCACGCGACCGCTGAAACCCGTGGCGAGATCTCCGCCATTGCTGCCTTGTCCCGCGCCCGCCTGGCGCTCGCCCAGCATGACCCTGCCTGGGCCCTGGAAGACCTGGCGGCAGTCGGTGCGTTCGCCGAAAGGTCGGGGCGCGTGCGTACCCTGGTCAAGGTTCGCCTGCTGGCGGCGCGGGCTCACCGTGAACTGGGACACCAGGATGCCGCCCGGGAAAGCTTGCGGGCCGCTGTCGAAACCGCCGAGCGGCTCGGGCTGGTGCGCACCCTCCTGGACGAGGGACCGGCGGTGATGGCGCAATTGGCGGCATGGTGCCAGGAGCTCGAACCGGAAGTACCGCTGGCCGCTTACCTGGACCGCCTGCGGGCATGCAACGGCTCGGATGAAGAGGCGCCCACGATTGCCGTGCCCACGCGCAGTCAGGCAGATCTGCCACGCATCAACCTGACCCCGCGGGAGCTGGAAATCCTCGGTCTGGTGTCCCAGGCGATGTCGAACAAGCGCATCGCGCTGACGCTCAACATCACGTTCGGCACCGTGAAATGGAACGTGAAGAACATCCTCGCCAAGTTGGGCGTATCGAGCCGCTATGCCGCGATTTCTCTGGCCCGACAGCAGGGACTTCTGAAGTAG
- a CDS encoding acyl-CoA dehydrogenase family protein, whose product MSDTSAVFLSEQEIMIRDTARKVAQEVVAATAAERDRTGAWPTEELKAVAELGFLSMHVPAEAGGAGMSFPEYCLAIQEFAAADAGFATILHVHNGMADMFSRFGTQAQKDKYLAGMISGDLIAAGLLTEPHAGSDTAAFRTSARREGDSYVLNGSKQFISNGSEAGIAFAFAAFTDTSEGRKGPTMFIVDPREPGYVVTRVESKMGQRSAHVAAIQLDNCRVPAENILAEEGSAYKRLMATLSEGRIGIAAIAVGAARAALEAAVKYAKEREAYGAPIINLQGVAFDLADMAAQYEVAQNYVLHTARLHQAGVHCAKEASIAKLFASEIAEKVCSDALQIHGGYGYLSDFPVERYCRDVRVTKIYEGTSHIQKVIIARNL is encoded by the coding sequence ATGAGCGATACATCTGCAGTATTCCTGAGCGAACAGGAAATCATGATCCGTGACACGGCCCGCAAGGTGGCTCAGGAAGTCGTGGCCGCCACGGCCGCCGAACGCGACCGCACCGGTGCCTGGCCGACCGAGGAGCTCAAGGCGGTGGCCGAACTCGGTTTCCTCAGCATGCACGTTCCCGCCGAGGCCGGCGGCGCGGGCATGTCGTTCCCGGAGTATTGCCTGGCGATCCAGGAGTTCGCCGCGGCCGACGCCGGCTTCGCCACCATCCTTCATGTCCATAACGGCATGGCCGATATGTTCTCGCGCTTCGGTACCCAGGCGCAAAAGGACAAGTACCTGGCCGGGATGATTTCCGGCGATCTCATCGCCGCCGGCCTGCTCACCGAACCCCACGCGGGCTCGGACACCGCCGCCTTCCGCACCTCCGCGCGCCGCGAAGGCGACAGCTACGTGCTGAACGGCAGCAAACAGTTCATCTCCAACGGCAGCGAAGCAGGCATCGCGTTCGCCTTTGCCGCCTTCACCGACACCTCCGAAGGCCGCAAGGGGCCGACCATGTTCATCGTCGATCCGCGCGAACCCGGCTATGTCGTGACTCGCGTCGAGAGCAAGATGGGCCAGCGTTCCGCCCACGTGGCCGCCATCCAGCTGGACAACTGCCGGGTGCCGGCGGAAAACATCCTGGCCGAGGAGGGCAGCGCCTACAAGCGCCTGATGGCCACCCTGTCCGAAGGCCGGATTGGCATCGCCGCCATTGCCGTGGGCGCCGCCCGTGCCGCCCTGGAAGCTGCGGTGAAGTACGCCAAGGAGCGCGAAGCCTACGGCGCGCCGATCATCAACCTGCAGGGCGTGGCCTTCGACCTGGCCGACATGGCCGCGCAGTATGAAGTGGCCCAGAACTACGTGCTGCACACGGCGCGCCTGCACCAGGCCGGCGTGCATTGCGCCAAGGAAGCCTCCATCGCCAAGCTGTTCGCCAGCGAGATCGCCGAGAAGGTCTGTTCCGACGCGCTGCAGATCCATGGCGGCTACGGCTACCTGAGCGACTTCCCGGTGGAGCGCTACTGCCGCGACGTCCGCGTGACCAAGATCTACGAAGGCACCAGCCACATCCAGAAAGTGATCATCGCCCGCAACCTGTAA
- a CDS encoding enoyl-CoA hydratase/isomerase family protein, with the protein MTDEAVLYEKIGTTAVITLNRPQKRNALDGAVARGMLHAVAMARDDVAVRTVVLTGAGGAFCSGADLAGDSSCDDPVFFGRDTVLGHQRWFSALIELEKPVIAAVDGPAVGAGFSLALAADFIFVTPRTRFMASFLSMGLVPDLSMFHVLPRLVGLARAKEIVFSARAIGAEEALSIGLAQALAPAEELMERTLSHASQFDNAPPRALALAKSLLNRSFETDRATMNQLEASAQSLCGASQYHAEAVRRFLAKEGLAYTGAIPMADEDRRGR; encoded by the coding sequence GTGACGGACGAAGCAGTGCTGTACGAAAAGATTGGCACGACGGCGGTCATCACCTTGAACCGTCCGCAAAAGCGCAATGCCCTGGATGGGGCCGTCGCCCGGGGCATGCTGCATGCCGTCGCAATGGCGCGGGACGACGTGGCGGTACGCACCGTGGTGCTGACCGGAGCCGGTGGCGCCTTTTGTTCCGGTGCGGATCTGGCAGGCGACTCGTCGTGCGACGATCCGGTGTTCTTCGGCCGCGATACGGTGCTCGGCCACCAGCGCTGGTTCAGCGCGTTGATCGAGCTGGAAAAGCCCGTCATAGCGGCCGTCGATGGTCCTGCGGTGGGGGCTGGATTTTCCCTGGCACTGGCGGCGGATTTCATCTTCGTGACGCCGCGCACCCGCTTCATGGCCTCTTTCCTGAGCATGGGGCTGGTACCGGACTTGTCGATGTTCCACGTCTTGCCCCGCCTGGTGGGGCTGGCCCGGGCAAAGGAGATCGTGTTTTCCGCCCGTGCGATCGGCGCCGAAGAAGCCCTCTCCATTGGTCTGGCCCAGGCGCTGGCGCCCGCGGAAGAACTGATGGAACGCACGTTGTCCCACGCCAGCCAGTTCGACAATGCACCGCCACGTGCCCTGGCCCTGGCCAAGTCCTTGCTGAACCGCTCGTTCGAGACCGACCGTGCGACCATGAATCAGTTGGAAGCATCGGCCCAGTCACTGTGCGGGGCCAGCCAATACCATGCTGAGGCGGTTCGACGCTTCCTTGCCAAGGAAGGCCTGGCTTACACCGGCGCGATACCGATGGCGGATGAAGACCGACGGGGCCGGTAG
- a CDS encoding lipid-transfer protein: protein MRQKVVVAGVGMIPFVKPGQSDTYVAMGEQAVRLALADAGVGYESIQQAFASYIYGDSTCGQRVLYNVGMTGIPVINVNNNCSSGSTALYLANQAIASGMVDIVLAVGFEQMNPGALGNTFNDRPSPLDLFMQQCDAALPESVGIPNALRLFGSAGVEHMKRFGTPMESFAKIRAKASRHAANNPKSVFRKVVTTEEVMADQLMWPGVMTRLMACPPTCGSAAAVLCSEAYAKKHGLDSSVWIAGQALTTDGQETFQSGDLRDLAGFSMSRAAARQAYEQAGIGADEVDVVELHDCFAHNELLTYESLGLCPEGGAQKFIDDGDNTYGGRYVVNPSGGLLSKGHPIGATGLAQCTELVQQLRGQAEQRQVEGARVALQHNVGIGGACVVTLYRKN, encoded by the coding sequence ATGAGGCAGAAAGTCGTAGTCGCCGGCGTAGGCATGATTCCCTTCGTGAAGCCGGGCCAGAGCGACACCTATGTAGCAATGGGTGAGCAGGCGGTACGTCTTGCCCTGGCGGACGCCGGCGTGGGTTACGAGTCGATCCAGCAAGCCTTTGCCAGTTACATCTACGGCGACTCCACCTGCGGCCAGCGCGTGCTCTACAACGTGGGCATGACCGGCATCCCGGTGATCAACGTCAACAATAATTGCTCCAGCGGTTCCACCGCCCTCTATCTGGCCAACCAGGCCATCGCCAGCGGCATGGTGGACATCGTCCTGGCCGTAGGCTTCGAGCAGATGAATCCTGGCGCCCTGGGCAATACCTTCAATGACCGGCCGTCGCCGCTGGACCTGTTCATGCAGCAATGCGACGCCGCCCTGCCGGAGTCCGTCGGCATCCCGAATGCACTGCGCCTGTTCGGCAGCGCCGGCGTGGAACACATGAAGCGTTTCGGCACGCCGATGGAATCCTTTGCCAAGATCCGCGCCAAGGCCAGCCGCCATGCCGCGAACAACCCGAAATCCGTGTTCCGCAAGGTGGTGACGACCGAAGAGGTGATGGCCGATCAGCTGATGTGGCCTGGCGTCATGACCCGCCTGATGGCCTGTCCGCCCACCTGTGGTTCCGCCGCGGCGGTGCTGTGCAGCGAGGCTTATGCCAAGAAGCACGGCCTGGACTCCAGCGTCTGGATTGCCGGCCAGGCCCTGACCACCGATGGCCAGGAGACCTTCCAGTCTGGCGACCTGCGCGACCTGGCCGGTTTCTCCATGTCCCGCGCGGCGGCCCGCCAGGCATACGAACAGGCCGGCATCGGTGCCGACGAGGTGGACGTGGTGGAGCTGCATGACTGCTTCGCCCACAACGAACTGCTGACCTACGAATCCCTGGGCCTGTGCCCGGAAGGCGGCGCGCAGAAGTTCATCGATGACGGCGACAACACCTACGGCGGCCGCTATGTGGTCAATCCCTCTGGCGGGCTGCTCTCCAAAGGCCACCCGATCGGCGCCACTGGCCTGGCCCAGTGCACCGAGCTGGTCCAGCAGCTGCGTGGCCAGGCCGAACAACGCCAGGTCGAAGGCGCACGCGTGGCCCTGCAACACAACGTCGGCATCGGCGGTGCCTGTGTGGTCACCCTGTATCGCAAGAACTGA